Proteins encoded in a region of the Melioribacteraceae bacterium genome:
- a CDS encoding sigma-70 family RNA polymerase sigma factor produces MNNSIVSSDKDLKLKYKDFEDEALPHLGALQSYALKLTNDTDEADDLLQDTMLKAFRFFDKFEKGTNCKAWLFQIMKNSFINSYRKNTKEPDKVDYEDIQNFYENIKADEVKSPHFEGDAFNDILDDEIVNALSTLPDDFRTIVFLSDIEGYTYEEIADFLDCPIGTVRSRLHRARKMLYALLFTYAQSNGMIKKPEIKQKIRKIRNFELMKSGR; encoded by the coding sequence ATGAATAATTCGATTGTGTCATCTGACAAGGATTTGAAGTTAAAATACAAGGATTTTGAGGATGAAGCTCTGCCGCATTTAGGAGCTTTACAATCTTATGCCCTCAAGCTTACAAATGATACTGATGAAGCTGATGATCTTTTACAGGATACCATGTTAAAAGCATTCCGTTTTTTTGACAAATTTGAAAAAGGGACAAATTGTAAAGCATGGTTATTCCAGATAATGAAAAATTCTTTTATTAACAGTTACAGAAAAAATACAAAAGAGCCTGATAAAGTAGACTACGAGGATATTCAGAATTTTTACGAAAATATAAAAGCAGACGAAGTTAAATCTCCCCATTTCGAAGGTGACGCATTTAACGACATCCTGGATGATGAAATAGTAAATGCTCTTTCCACTTTACCAGATGATTTTAGAACAATCGTATTTCTTTCGGACATAGAAGGTTATACTTATGAAGAAATCGCAGATTTTTTAGATTGCCCTATCGGAACAGTAAGATCCAGGCTCCACAGGGCAAGAAAAATGTTATATGCATTGCTATTTACATATGCACAATCGAATGGAATGATCAAAAAGCCAGAAATCAAGCAGAAAATAAGGAAAATTAGAAATTTCGAATTGATGAAATCCGGGAGATAA
- the hisH gene encoding imidazole glycerol phosphate synthase subunit HisH has product MIALVEYIDKEHVSIEKILYGLNCDFIKSEKEIDILRSDKIILSASGDISSIVKKLHKSNLFTMLRILIKPFLGIDLGMLLLCNEVLESNISCLSVLSGSAQKFDQAKVDRSHQGFNKINNLKKSILFEGITNQSSFYFSHSLYLPLSDYTIAESKFEIDFTAALNKVNYYGIQFKPEESGDAGIQVVKNFLELC; this is encoded by the coding sequence TTGATTGCATTGGTTGAATATATTGATAAAGAGCATGTATCGATCGAAAAAATATTATATGGATTGAATTGTGATTTTATTAAATCGGAAAAAGAAATTGATATACTCAGATCCGATAAAATAATTCTCTCGGCGAGCGGTGATATTTCTTCAATCGTAAAAAAGCTTCATAAGTCCAATCTTTTTACAATGCTCAGAATTTTAATAAAACCATTTCTGGGGATTGACCTCGGAATGCTTCTATTATGCAATGAAGTATTGGAATCAAACATCTCTTGTCTAAGTGTCTTATCAGGGTCAGCCCAGAAGTTCGATCAGGCTAAAGTCGACCGCTCCCACCAAGGTTTCAATAAAATTAATAATTTGAAAAAATCGATTTTATTTGAAGGCATAACAAACCAATCAAGTTTTTACTTTTCACATTCACTTTATTTGCCTCTTTCAGATTATACAATTGCAGAATCTAAGTTTGAAATTGATTTTACTGCGGCACTGAATAAGGTTAACTACTATGGGATTCAGTTTAAACCGGAAGAATCAGGTGATGCTGGTATCCAGGTAGTAAAAAACTTTTTGGAATTGTGTTGA
- a CDS encoding sigma-70 family RNA polymerase sigma factor — MKKLKITKQFTNRESKSLDQYLQEIGKVDLLTPDQEIELAIQIKKGNKQALDKLTKANLRFVVSVAKQYQNQGLPLGDLINEGNLGLIKAGLRFDETRGFKFISYAVWWIRQSIMQAIAEQSRMVRLPLNRVGALNKMGKALSQLEQEYERRPSPEEIAEQLDMDVSDVTYAMQIAGRHVSMDAPFAHSEDSNNSLLDVMPNEDQPTPDFSLMKESLKAEIERSLSSLTDREAEVIRLYFGLQKEHSLTLEEIGEKLNLTRERVRQIKEKALIRLRHSTRSKNLKAYLG; from the coding sequence ATAAAAAAATTGAAGATAACTAAGCAATTCACCAATCGTGAGAGTAAATCTTTAGACCAATACCTCCAGGAAATTGGTAAAGTTGATCTTCTTACGCCGGATCAGGAAATTGAACTGGCAATTCAGATTAAAAAAGGGAATAAGCAAGCTCTTGATAAGTTAACAAAAGCCAATCTTCGCTTTGTTGTAAGTGTGGCTAAACAATATCAGAACCAGGGATTACCCTTGGGCGACCTTATAAACGAAGGGAATTTAGGATTAATCAAAGCAGGTTTAAGATTTGATGAAACTCGGGGCTTCAAGTTTATTTCTTATGCAGTCTGGTGGATCCGCCAGTCAATTATGCAGGCTATTGCAGAACAATCCCGAATGGTCCGTCTTCCGCTTAACCGTGTCGGTGCCTTAAATAAAATGGGTAAAGCCCTTAGTCAGTTAGAACAGGAATATGAAAGAAGACCAAGTCCCGAGGAAATTGCTGAACAGCTTGATATGGACGTTTCGGATGTTACATATGCTATGCAGATAGCTGGCCGACATGTATCGATGGATGCTCCGTTTGCCCATAGCGAAGACAGCAACAACAGCCTTCTAGATGTAATGCCGAATGAGGATCAACCGACTCCGGATTTTTCATTAATGAAAGAATCTCTTAAAGCCGAAATTGAAAGATCACTCTCTTCCCTGACTGACAGAGAAGCAGAAGTTATCCGTCTTTATTTCGGATTACAGAAAGAACACTCCCTAACACTGGAAGAAATTGGAGAAAAATTAAACCTTACCAGAGAAAGAGTAAGACAAATTAAAGAGAAAGCTCTCATCCGCCTCAGACACTCAACGCGGAGTAAAAATCTAAAAGCCTATTTAGGATAA
- a CDS encoding PEP/pyruvate-binding domain-containing protein, with product MTRSKKQNIDSVFELKERAKELNCLYTVESSLNRSDISLHEAFDTVINAIPPAFQFPELCRAKLTYGDIVYQTGDFEETKWVLSSDIIVQEQKVGTLSVFYIKEIHKPKNGLFLKEEKRLLDTVAERLGHFILHQKLKVVFKEYKTIKERIHGTSKPEWRVVLDMIRKTDPNLFISLMRKMLHLLCWKGVEEAEMLMKHTSIARRVGEEDSAYDENRPLKVKKIVDYDQYVETIQRLADENLPDDVILSRIQKWIQEDKSSSLVKVVESQDTSLTEIADAIRKYYHMAPEKFELPPSTVKGLRVSLLRRFFTDQLDYISIAKEYVKLTDFYRLIDKMIFPPGSHGKLGGKSAGIFLAYHILQQEAGNNELLRDVRTPKTWFITSDAVLYFMQYNNLEEVFEQKYKEVDEIRIEYPHIVHLFKNSEFPPDILKGLSVALDDLGDNPLVVRSSSLLEDQMGAAFSGKYKSLFLANQGTKPQRLSALMDAIAEVYASTFSPDPIEYRSERGLLDFHEEMGVMIQEVVGEKVGDYFLPAFAGVAFSNNEFRWSPRIKREDGLVRIVAGIGTRAVDRLSDDYPVLVSPGQPKLKINISPDEMFRYSPKKIDVINLKTNDFETISIHKLLKHCGHKYPSFDKVFSVIQGNMIRQPMTYQIEDSKAEYLVSFDGLVTKTDFLKKVDAILKVLQEKMKTPVDIEFASSGNDFYLLQCRPQSFHGETTSDPIPRDVQTDRVVFTANRHISNGKVPEISHIVYVDPQKYTELTDRNKMLQVGRAIGKLNKLLPKRKFILMGPGRWGSRGDIKLGVSVTYSDINNTAMLIEVARKKGNYVPDLSFGTHFFQDLVEANIRYLPLYPDDDGIIFNSAFLNNSKNIFPELVSEYSHLADTVKVIDIPEMTDGYILRVLVNAEIDEAMGIFMLPSSEKLSDRDIKSSFEIHSSDHWRWRMKMAEKIASELDGARFGVRGLYVFGSTKNAVSGPESDVDLIVHIDKNKCDTNLLSVWFEGWSLCLSEINYLRTGYKSNGLLDVHFVTDDQIKNKDGFASKIGAVTDAARSLKLKS from the coding sequence ATGACCAGATCAAAAAAACAGAACATAGATTCGGTATTTGAATTAAAGGAACGGGCAAAGGAATTAAATTGCCTCTATACCGTTGAAAGCAGTCTCAACCGTTCGGATATTTCTCTTCATGAAGCTTTCGACACCGTTATTAATGCGATTCCGCCTGCATTTCAATTTCCCGAACTCTGCAGAGCAAAATTAACTTATGGCGATATTGTTTATCAAACAGGTGATTTCGAAGAAACAAAATGGGTCCTTTCCTCTGACATAATTGTACAGGAACAGAAAGTTGGTACTCTTTCGGTCTTTTATATAAAGGAGATTCATAAACCAAAAAACGGTCTTTTTCTGAAAGAAGAAAAACGTCTGCTCGATACAGTTGCCGAGAGACTGGGCCATTTTATCCTTCATCAAAAACTGAAAGTAGTTTTTAAAGAATATAAAACCATTAAGGAACGGATACACGGAACCTCAAAACCGGAATGGCGTGTGGTTCTTGATATGATCCGTAAAACAGATCCTAATCTTTTCATCAGCCTCATGAGAAAGATGCTTCATCTACTCTGCTGGAAGGGTGTTGAAGAAGCGGAAATGCTTATGAAGCATACAAGTATTGCCAGACGTGTTGGCGAAGAAGATTCTGCTTATGATGAAAACAGACCGCTTAAAGTAAAAAAGATTGTTGATTATGATCAGTATGTTGAAACAATTCAACGATTGGCAGATGAAAATCTCCCTGATGATGTTATCCTTAGCAGAATCCAGAAATGGATTCAGGAGGATAAATCGAGTTCCCTTGTTAAAGTTGTTGAGAGTCAGGATACATCCCTTACAGAAATTGCAGATGCCATTAGAAAGTATTACCACATGGCACCGGAAAAATTTGAATTACCCCCCTCAACTGTAAAAGGACTGCGTGTTTCTCTGCTGAGAAGGTTCTTTACAGATCAATTAGATTATATAAGCATTGCAAAAGAGTATGTAAAGCTGACGGATTTTTACCGGCTTATTGATAAAATGATTTTCCCTCCGGGTAGTCATGGAAAACTCGGCGGAAAAAGTGCCGGAATTTTTCTCGCATATCATATACTTCAACAGGAAGCAGGAAATAATGAATTGCTGCGTGACGTGAGAACTCCAAAAACCTGGTTCATTACATCCGATGCAGTTCTCTATTTTATGCAGTATAACAACCTGGAAGAGGTTTTTGAACAGAAGTACAAGGAAGTTGATGAGATCAGAATTGAATATCCGCACATTGTTCATTTATTTAAAAACTCGGAATTTCCTCCCGATATATTGAAAGGGTTGTCGGTTGCGCTTGACGATCTCGGTGATAATCCGCTTGTAGTAAGAAGTTCAAGTTTGCTCGAAGATCAGATGGGCGCTGCTTTCTCAGGAAAATACAAAAGCCTCTTTCTTGCAAATCAGGGAACAAAACCCCAGAGACTTTCAGCATTAATGGATGCTATCGCAGAAGTTTATGCTTCTACTTTCAGTCCCGATCCTATCGAATACCGTTCCGAAAGGGGATTACTCGACTTTCACGAAGAAATGGGAGTTATGATTCAGGAAGTGGTAGGTGAAAAAGTCGGTGATTACTTTCTCCCCGCGTTTGCCGGAGTTGCATTCAGCAATAATGAATTCAGATGGTCTCCAAGAATCAAGCGTGAAGATGGGTTGGTTAGAATTGTCGCGGGCATCGGAACGAGAGCTGTTGACAGGCTCAGCGATGATTACCCTGTACTCGTGTCACCCGGTCAGCCGAAATTAAAAATAAATATTTCGCCGGATGAAATGTTCCGGTATTCACCGAAGAAGATTGATGTTATTAATCTTAAGACAAACGACTTTGAAACGATTTCAATTCATAAGCTGCTTAAACATTGCGGGCATAAGTATCCGTCTTTCGACAAAGTATTCTCAGTTATTCAGGGTAATATGATCCGCCAGCCAATGACATATCAGATAGAAGATTCCAAAGCAGAGTACCTTGTTTCTTTCGACGGACTGGTTACAAAAACAGATTTCTTAAAGAAAGTTGACGCAATTCTAAAAGTCCTCCAGGAAAAAATGAAAACTCCTGTTGACATTGAATTCGCCAGCAGCGGAAATGATTTCTACCTGCTGCAGTGCCGGCCTCAGAGTTTTCACGGGGAAACCACTTCAGACCCGATTCCCAGGGATGTGCAAACCGATCGAGTCGTTTTTACTGCGAACCGGCATATATCGAACGGTAAAGTCCCTGAAATATCACACATTGTTTATGTAGATCCCCAAAAATATACTGAGCTTACGGACAGGAATAAGATGCTCCAGGTTGGTCGTGCTATAGGGAAATTGAATAAACTTCTTCCAAAGAGAAAATTTATTTTGATGGGTCCGGGCAGATGGGGAAGCCGGGGTGACATTAAACTTGGTGTTAGTGTAACCTATTCCGACATTAATAATACTGCTATGCTGATCGAAGTAGCGCGTAAAAAAGGGAATTATGTACCTGATTTATCTTTCGGTACTCACTTTTTCCAGGATCTTGTGGAGGCAAATATCAGGTATCTTCCGCTATACCCGGATGATGATGGCATAATTTTTAATTCCGCATTTCTAAACAATTCAAAAAATATTTTCCCTGAACTGGTTAGTGAGTATAGTCATCTGGCTGATACGGTAAAAGTAATCGATATTCCTGAAATGACCGACGGCTATATTTTAAGGGTGCTTGTAAATGCAGAAATTGATGAAGCAATGGGAATTTTCATGCTTCCTTCTTCTGAAAAGTTATCTGATAGGGATATTAAAAGCAGTTTCGAGATTCATTCAAGCGACCATTGGCGGTGGCGTATGAAAATGGCCGAAAAAATTGCTTCCGAACTCGACGGCGCCAGGTTCGGTGTGAGGGGATTATATGTTTTCGGAAGTACAAAGAATGCCGTCTCCGGACCGGAGAGTGACGTGGACCTGATTGTTCATATCGATAAAAATAAATGCGATACAAATCTTTTGAGTGTCTGGTTTGAAGGGTGGAGTTTGTGTCTTAGTGAAATAAATTATCTGCGTACCGGTTATAAATCAAACGGATTGCTGGATGTCCATTTCGTAACGGATGATCAGATAAAAAATAAAGACGGATTTGCATCGAAAATCGGTGCAGTAACGGACGCAGCCAGATCCCTTAAATTAAAGAGCTGA
- a CDS encoding Glu/Leu/Phe/Val dehydrogenase, whose protein sequence is MASKEFNPFEMAQAQFDKVAEILNLDEATRQLLRNPLREYHFSIPVKMDDGTSKVFRGFRVQHNDARGPAKGGIRFHPHETVDTVRALAMWMTWKCAVVNIPLGGGKGGVICDPHHLSMQEQEHICRGFVRQMAKNVGPINDVPAPDVMTNAQHMLWMLDEFEAIHGAKYPGFITGKPVGMGGSLGRTEATGYGVIYTVREALKELGIRPEDTAAAVQGFGNVAQYAIELYQKLGGKVICVSSWDQADQCSYTFRRKSGINLQELLKITDKFGGIDKVKAKELGYEVLDGDAWIEQEVDILLPCALENQVRGDNAVKISKKVKIMAEGANGPTTPEADKIIQEKGIFVIPDFLANAGGVTCSYFEQVQCNMNYYWEKDEVLGKLDTKMTAAYLAVSELARKRKLYMRDAAYVISISRVAQACKDRGWV, encoded by the coding sequence ATGGCAAGTAAAGAATTTAATCCCTTTGAAATGGCACAAGCACAATTTGACAAAGTTGCCGAGATATTAAATCTTGATGAAGCAACACGTCAGCTTCTCCGCAATCCGTTAAGAGAATATCATTTCAGTATTCCTGTAAAAATGGATGACGGAACATCAAAAGTATTTAGAGGATTCAGAGTTCAGCATAATGATGCACGCGGTCCTGCAAAAGGCGGCATCAGATTTCATCCCCATGAAACTGTCGATACAGTTAGAGCTTTAGCAATGTGGATGACGTGGAAATGTGCAGTTGTAAATATACCGTTAGGCGGTGGTAAGGGCGGAGTAATTTGCGACCCTCACCATTTAAGTATGCAGGAACAGGAGCACATCTGCCGCGGATTCGTAAGACAGATGGCAAAGAATGTAGGGCCGATTAATGACGTTCCGGCACCGGATGTTATGACAAATGCTCAGCATATGTTATGGATGTTAGATGAATTTGAAGCTATCCATGGTGCAAAATATCCCGGTTTTATTACAGGTAAACCGGTTGGTATGGGCGGTTCTCTCGGAAGAACTGAAGCAACAGGTTACGGAGTAATTTATACGGTACGCGAAGCTCTCAAAGAATTAGGTATTAGACCGGAAGATACTGCTGCAGCAGTTCAGGGATTCGGTAATGTTGCTCAGTATGCTATCGAACTTTATCAGAAACTTGGTGGAAAAGTAATCTGCGTTTCCAGTTGGGATCAAGCTGACCAATGTTCTTACACATTCAGAAGGAAATCCGGAATTAATCTTCAGGAACTCTTAAAAATTACAGATAAGTTCGGCGGTATTGATAAAGTTAAAGCGAAAGAATTAGGTTATGAGGTTCTGGACGGCGATGCGTGGATTGAACAGGAAGTAGATATACTTCTCCCGTGCGCGCTCGAAAATCAGGTAAGAGGCGATAATGCTGTTAAGATCTCTAAAAAAGTGAAAATTATGGCTGAAGGTGCAAACGGCCCAACCACACCTGAAGCTGATAAGATTATACAGGAAAAGGGAATTTTTGTTATTCCTGATTTCCTTGCAAATGCCGGTGGTGTTACATGCAGTTATTTTGAACAGGTTCAGTGTAATATGAATTATTATTGGGAAAAGGATGAAGTCCTCGGTAAACTCGATACTAAAATGACGGCTGCTTATCTCGCAGTTAGCGAACTGGCAAGGAAAAGAAAACTCTACATGAGAGATGCTGCTTATGTTATTTCCATCAGCCGTGTTGCTCAGGCATGTAAAGACAGAGGCTGGGTTTAA
- a CDS encoding aminotransferase class V-fold PLP-dependent enzyme has translation MNNLELYFSKFRNNIIGINQQFDSPYGPKKIIYADWIASGRLYSPIEKSLLENFGPFVGNTHSESSITGTSMTKAYHGAKEIIKKHVNARQSDLLIFAGFGMTAAVNKFQRLLGLRICEQLSKYTNIPKEEKPVVFITHMEHHSNQTSWLETICDVVIIEPDENGLINLDHFDHLLKLYQDRKYKLGSFTAASNVTGIHAPYHRLAKMIHEYGGICFVDFAAAAPYVDINMNPEDPMEKLDAIFFSPHKFLGGPGTSGVLIFDSKLYNRRVPDHPGGGTVDWTNPWGGHKYIQDIEAREDGGTPGFLQAIKTALVIKLKEEMGTTNMSEREKHLLDKVFNRLASIPSLHILAQETKERLGIISFYVEDIHYNLMVKLLNDCYGIQVRGGCSCAGTYGHYLLHVDPTRSKRITDKINNGDLSEKPGWVRLSIHPTMTDQELDYVLTGIEDVIKNNVEWLKDYYYSSRTNEFYHNSTSGKEYEIINSWFSF, from the coding sequence ATGAACAACCTTGAATTATATTTTAGCAAATTCAGAAATAATATAATCGGAATTAATCAGCAATTCGATTCACCTTACGGTCCTAAAAAAATTATATATGCCGATTGGATTGCAAGCGGAAGGTTGTACTCTCCAATTGAAAAGTCCCTGCTCGAAAACTTCGGCCCTTTTGTTGGCAATACACACTCAGAATCGTCGATTACGGGAACATCAATGACCAAGGCCTATCATGGCGCAAAAGAAATAATTAAAAAGCATGTTAATGCTAGACAAAGTGATCTCCTAATTTTTGCCGGTTTTGGTATGACTGCAGCAGTAAACAAATTTCAAAGATTGCTGGGTCTAAGGATTTGTGAACAATTATCAAAGTATACTAACATACCAAAGGAAGAAAAGCCGGTTGTTTTTATAACACACATGGAACACCATTCCAATCAGACTTCATGGCTTGAGACTATTTGTGATGTTGTAATAATTGAACCCGATGAGAACGGGTTAATAAATTTAGACCACTTCGATCACCTTCTAAAACTTTATCAGGATAGAAAATATAAGCTCGGTTCATTCACAGCTGCATCAAATGTGACAGGGATTCATGCCCCTTATCACCGACTGGCAAAAATGATCCACGAATATGGAGGAATTTGTTTTGTCGATTTTGCCGCCGCTGCGCCTTACGTCGATATTAATATGAATCCTGAAGATCCGATGGAAAAACTCGATGCTATTTTCTTTTCACCTCACAAATTCCTTGGAGGACCTGGTACTTCGGGTGTTTTAATTTTCGATTCTAAACTATATAACAGAAGAGTCCCAGACCACCCCGGTGGTGGAACGGTCGACTGGACCAATCCATGGGGAGGACATAAATATATTCAAGACATCGAAGCACGGGAAGACGGCGGTACACCCGGATTTCTTCAAGCAATTAAGACTGCTCTTGTAATCAAATTGAAGGAAGAGATGGGTACGACTAATATGTCCGAAAGAGAGAAACATCTGCTCGATAAAGTTTTTAACCGCCTTGCCTCAATACCTTCATTGCATATTCTTGCTCAAGAGACCAAGGAGCGACTTGGGATAATTTCATTCTATGTAGAAGATATTCATTATAATCTTATGGTAAAATTACTGAATGATTGTTATGGAATTCAGGTTAGAGGCGGTTGTTCGTGTGCCGGTACTTACGGACACTACCTGCTCCATGTTGACCCAACCAGGTCGAAAAGAATAACCGATAAAATAAACAACGGCGACCTTTCGGAAAAACCCGGCTGGGTTAGATTATCGATTCATCCAACCATGACAGACCAGGAACTCGATTATGTTCTAACAGGCATTGAAGATGTTATTAAGAATAATGTTGAATGGTTAAAAGATTATTATTACTCATCAAGGACAAATGAGTTTTATCACAATTCCACAAGCGGAAAGGAATATGAAATAATTAATAGCTGGTTTTCCTTCTGA